The following are encoded together in the Litorilinea aerophila genome:
- a CDS encoding ABC transporter ATP-binding protein: MYIELHHVSKHFSSRAGELAAVGPITLTVPSGQFLALVGPSGCGKSTLLRLVADQMPPTTGTIRLDGAPPEEARRRKAIGWMAQQPALLPWATVLDNVRLPLRVNQGHGSPPMAPEELLAMVGLADYARAYPNTLSGGQQQRVALARTLATGARLWLMDEPFAALDELTREVLADEVLQLWQQFGPTVLWVTHHIPEAVRLADRVVVLSDRPGRLCADLAIPLPRPRDETAPEMMEPIRQIRSVLREGRP; encoded by the coding sequence ATGTACATCGAGCTCCACCACGTATCCAAGCACTTTTCCAGCCGTGCGGGCGAGCTGGCGGCGGTGGGTCCCATCACCCTCACCGTACCCTCTGGCCAGTTTCTGGCCCTGGTGGGCCCCAGCGGCTGCGGCAAATCCACCCTGCTGCGCCTGGTGGCCGACCAGATGCCACCCACCACCGGCACCATCCGGCTGGACGGCGCGCCGCCGGAGGAAGCCCGCCGACGCAAGGCCATCGGCTGGATGGCCCAGCAGCCGGCCCTGTTGCCCTGGGCCACTGTCCTGGACAACGTGCGGCTGCCCCTGCGGGTCAACCAGGGGCATGGCTCTCCGCCCATGGCGCCGGAAGAGCTGCTGGCCATGGTGGGGCTGGCCGATTATGCCCGCGCCTATCCCAACACCCTGAGCGGCGGTCAGCAGCAGCGGGTGGCCCTGGCCCGCACCCTGGCCACCGGTGCCCGCCTCTGGCTGATGGACGAGCCCTTCGCCGCCCTGGATGAACTCACCCGGGAGGTGCTGGCCGATGAGGTGCTCCAGCTCTGGCAGCAGTTTGGCCCGACGGTGCTCTGGGTCACCCACCACATCCCCGAGGCCGTGCGCCTGGCCGACCGGGTGGTGGTGCTCAGCGACCGGCCGGGTCGCCTGTGTGCGGACCTGGCCATCCCGCTGCCCCGACCCCGAGATGAAACCGCGCCGGAGATGATGGAGCCCATTCGCCAGATCCGGTCTGTGTTGCGGGAGGGCAGGCCATGA
- a CDS encoding helix-turn-helix domain-containing protein, giving the protein MATYQPVPAAERTLQLLEHLAAAPDGLSAGELERRLGIPRSALYGLLNTLRQRGYVEQPVPRGPYLPGPRLAVLAAPAGPHTLAALFTAETGRAFPETVVLMVLDGDEAVVVAEAPANHTVRAVYPVGLRLPAGRCAGGQVLLAGRSAGDSLTQVHREAAAQHRRADVVELAVPICADGIHADAALVLVTPAFRWHEERRDALLFQLRATAARISHRLGAVAYHPYGGSGSTSPGQSIPLEAEERDHFLAGPWAARLACVRPDGQPHVVPVWYEWREGAFWIAAWPDSRWARYVAANAHVALTVDEPWPPLRRVLARGPAEAFSDADAGLFQRISARYLGPAGGAPQSTAGWRAFRIVPHHLSAWRQP; this is encoded by the coding sequence ATGGCCACCTATCAGCCGGTCCCTGCGGCCGAACGAACTTTACAGCTACTGGAACATCTGGCCGCCGCGCCCGATGGCCTCAGCGCGGGCGAGCTGGAGAGGCGCCTGGGGATCCCCCGCAGCGCCCTGTACGGGCTGCTGAACACCCTGCGGCAGCGGGGCTACGTGGAGCAGCCGGTTCCCCGAGGCCCCTACCTGCCGGGACCTCGGCTGGCAGTCCTGGCCGCGCCGGCCGGCCCCCATACCCTGGCCGCCCTCTTCACGGCGGAGACCGGTCGCGCCTTCCCGGAAACGGTTGTGCTGATGGTGTTGGACGGGGACGAGGCGGTGGTCGTGGCCGAGGCCCCGGCGAACCACACGGTGCGCGCCGTCTACCCGGTGGGGCTGCGTCTGCCGGCTGGCCGCTGTGCAGGGGGACAGGTCCTGCTGGCCGGCCGCTCTGCCGGTGATTCGCTGACCCAGGTGCACAGGGAAGCCGCCGCCCAACATCGCCGCGCGGATGTGGTGGAGCTGGCGGTGCCCATCTGTGCGGACGGCATCCACGCGGACGCGGCGCTGGTGCTGGTCACCCCGGCTTTCCGCTGGCACGAGGAACGCCGGGATGCCCTCCTCTTTCAACTTCGGGCCACCGCCGCGCGCATCTCCCACCGACTTGGCGCTGTGGCCTATCACCCCTACGGCGGGTCGGGGAGCACTTCCCCAGGCCAGAGCATTCCCCTGGAAGCGGAGGAGCGGGACCATTTCCTGGCCGGCCCCTGGGCCGCGCGGCTGGCCTGTGTGCGGCCGGACGGCCAGCCCCATGTGGTGCCCGTCTGGTACGAGTGGCGGGAGGGTGCCTTCTGGATCGCAGCCTGGCCCGATTCTCGCTGGGCCCGGTACGTGGCGGCCAACGCCCACGTGGCGTTGACGGTGGACGAGCCCTGGCCACCCCTGCGCCGGGTGCTGGCCCGGGGGCCCGCGGAAGCCTTCTCCGACGCGGATGCCGGGCTCTTCCAGCGCATCAGCGCCCGCTACCTGGGGCCTGCCGGCGGAGCACCCCAGAGCACCGCGGGCTGGCGTGCGTTTCGCATCGTCCCCCATCACCTCAGCGCATGGCGTCAACCCTGA